The Naumovozyma dairenensis CBS 421 chromosome 3, complete genome genome has a window encoding:
- the BIG1 gene encoding Big1p (similar to Saccharomyces cerevisiae BIG1 (YHR101C); ancestral locus Anc_5.404) has translation MWSVIYFTFCSLLFFVNGRAKELQNQTNVPAILFSYKRSPGISDHQKNYDLALNLPVSDFMNTSEELLDHCNSNAYVFINQPGLRKLDFLDFKKHFIFLQKYIYQSSNALKFEKVDILPNDTFHKLMEHVKDKCDIKKTIKIKGNVTEDFEPYYDVDRRVIRIDYPPLPLEREERQHAIESYDLFLRFVLAQLPSPELTVIYTSLEPGEVDPLESIIPVEIFPEIFKNKIDEEKNDRIKEPEPVFNEFRPRFLGMTSKYISIFDPDFIKENIVLLQGIVTSVVGFIMVQVFLYLRKDTEQVKIDSKNVVEKEPRMNELKTKTRSTAENNNEEVVTRKKYEQ, from the coding sequence ATGTGGAGTGTCATATATTTCACGTTTTGTtctcttttgttttttgtgAATGGTAGAGCAAAGGAACTGCAAAATCAAACTAACGTACCAGCAATACTTTTCTCATATAAACGATCACCAGGAATTTCAGACcatcaaaaaaattatgacCTTGCTTTGAATTTACCAGTTTCTGACTTCATGAATACTAGTGAAGAATTACTAGATCATTGTAATTCCAATGCATACGTTTTTATCAATCAACCAGGTTTGAGGAAACTGGATTTCCTAGATTTTAAGAAGcatttcatatttttacAAAAGTATATTTATCAAAGTTCCAATGCTctcaaatttgaaaaagttgaTATACTTCCAAACGACACATTCCATAAATTAATGGAGCATGTAAAAGATAAATGCGATATTAAGAAGACtatcaaaataaaaggGAACGTTACCGAGGATTTTGAACCATATTATGATGTGGACAGAAGAGTGATACGAATTGACTATCCACCATTACCTTTAGAACGAGAAGAAAGACAACATGCCATCGAATCGTATGACTTGTTCTTAAGGTTTGTTCTTGCTCAACTCCCTTCTCCTGAATTAACTGTCATCTACACGTCATTGGAACCTGGTGAAGTAGATCCATTGGAATCCATTATTCCTGTGGAGATATTCCCagaaatttttaaaaacaAGATTGACGAGGAGAAAAATGATAGAATCAAAGAACCTGAACCAGTGTTTAATGAATTCCGTCCTAGATTTCTTGGAATGacttcaaaatatatttctatcTTTGATCCTGATTTtataaaggaaaatatcGTATTGTTGCAAGGTATAGTTACTTCAGTTGTAGGCTTTATTATGGTTCAggtttttctttatctacGGAAGGATACAGAACAAGTTAAAATCGACAGTAAAAACGTCGTCGAGAAAGAACCACGTATGAATGAACTGAAAACCAAGACCAGAAGCACTGcggaaaataataatgaagaagttgttaccagaaaaaaatatgagCAATGA
- the SFB3 gene encoding Sfb3p (similar to Saccharomyces cerevisiae SFB3 (YHR098C); ancestral locus Anc_5.400) — protein MSQYNIASNMSSLSLDPSVGTPTTKKHKRPTRAFHNFGLPGSAAESPTATPTLNHQESFTGTPQIGTFAPRHFSVSETVAGATDQYTVSSPYLASNPELSPPNATSHFVPMQRLEEQIKYLSCVFETTKNSVPPLPTTQFYCADQGSCDPRLMNLSMYNIPEDNHLRSATKLPLGLTVQPFAKLIPDEPIPLVGNASSSEIPPLRCKRCRAYANPGFHFQYDSKVVCNICKVEMQIPNEHILNAEGLRVDFNTSIELARGAVDFLAPKSYNATDAAPLPLHYAFLIDVSTHANENGSSLAVLEAVRETIEYIRENQTECKIGIIAYDNKLRFYNLRSELQLAQEYIVTELDDCFLPFYEGLFVKPENSMTVINDTLAKIGDFIRNDKYNHSPYNCYGSALQAAQLALNIVTGRQGGKIIASLNSLPNIGNGNLYIRKDDATKRTLKCDNEFYVKLSEKLLRSYISVDLFVTSSAFVEMVSVGRPVLVTNGILKYYPQFRGDAYSTAVAADMVQNVSNIIGYQALMKVRCSAGLSVNQYYSESVDYTDRDPMIPVLTRDTTIDVLLKYDEKLKVGTDMSFQTAVLYTDLNGIRKIRSINCTGGVSNNIREVFKFIDQNSVMRIMINDILRTLGDCDFPKIRQIIDDKIVDILTQYRGLVNGNSASQLVLPDSLKTLPTYMLCFEKSELMKPNNQSTRGNNRINDLMKYSTLNSAQLSFKLYPQIIPFHVLLEETDLTFYDANDKLLQIQPTSKDSLSVLDGFGNLLDGGCYFIFDGETVYLWFNHNTNKMLLEDLLGVDPTLNINQITLFGGCLPETGTEINQKAFNVIKNWCQIVGKTSLPLVLLRPGVDNYCSEVLGHVLVEDKTVNMVDSTSNYFITLHSKIQAKLNKQDFIKISTPTTRTTDTLHQDFVQF, from the coding sequence ATGTCGCAGTATAATATCGCCTCGAATATGTCTAGCTTATCGCTAGATCCATCAGTCGGCACTCCAACAACCAAAAAGCATAAGAGGCCAACAAGAGCCTTCCATAACTTTGGCTTGCCTGGAAGTGCTGCTGAATCCCCAACAGCAACCCCAACTTTGAACCATCAAGAATCATTTACTGGGACACCTCAAATCGGTACTTTTGCTCCAAGACATTTTAGTGTTTCAGAAACAGTCGCTGGGGCCACAGATCAATATACAGTATCATCACCATATTTGGCTTCGAACCCAGAGTTGAGTCCTCCTAATGCTACCTCCCATTTTGTTCCTATGCAAAGATTAGAAGAACAAATCAAGTATCTTTCATGTGTTTTcgaaacaacaaaaaattcCGTCCCACCTTTACCTACTACCCAATTCTACTGCGCCGATCAAGGCTCCTGTGACCCGCGTCTAATGAATCTATCTATGTATAATATACCGGAAGATAATCATTTAAGATCAGCTACAAAATTACCATTAGGTTTAACAGTCCAACCATTTGCAAAATTAATTCCCGATGAACCAATCCCGCTTGTAGGTAATGCATCCAGTTCTGAAATTCCCCCATTACGTTGTAAACGTTGTCGTGCCTACGCTAATCCTGGGTTCCATTTCCAATATGACAGTAAAGTAGTTTGTAACATTTGCAAAGTTGAAATGCAAATTCCTAACGAACATATCTTAAATGCTGAAGGATTGAGAGTCGATTTCAATACTAGTATTGAATTAGCTAGAGGCGCTGTTGATTTCTTGGCTCCAAAAAGTTACAATGCTACTGATGCTGCTCCCCTTCCTTTACATTACGCTTTCCTTATTGACGTTTCCACTCATGctaatgaaaatggtaGCTCCTTAGCTGTCTTGGAAGCTGTAAGAGAAActatagaatatattagaGAAAATCAAACCGAATGTAAGATTGGTATTATTGcttatgataataaattaagaTTTTATAATCTAAGATCTGAATTACAATTAGCTCAAGAGTACATCGTGACAGAATTAGATGATTGCTTCCTACCATTTTATGAAGGTTTATTCGTTAAACCTGAAAATTCAATGACTGTCATTAATGACACGTTAGCGAAAATTGGAGATTTTATTCGTAACgataaatataatcatTCTCCATATAATTGTTATGGTTCCGCATTACAAGCTGCTCAATTAGCATTAAATATAGTGACAGGGAGACAAGGTGGTAAAATTATTGCATCATTGAATTCTTTACCAAATATTGGCAATGGTaatctatatataagaaaGGATGATGCAACTAAACGTACTTTGAAATGTGACAATGAGTTTTATGTGAAATTAtcagaaaaattattaagatcTTATATCTCTGTTGATTTGTTTGTCACTTCCAGTGCATTCGTTGAAATGGTAAGCGTTGGACGTCCAGTCTTAGTCACTAATggtattttgaaatattatccACAGTTCCGTGGTGACGCATACTCCACTGCTGTTGCTGCAGATATGGTTCAAAATGTCTCTAATATTATTGGTTATCAAGCTTTAATGAAAGTTCGTTGTTCAGCTGGGTTATCCgtaaatcaatattattccGAATCAGTTGATTATACAGACCGTGATCCAATGATTCCAGTCCTAACAAGGGACACAACTATTGATgtattattgaaatatgacgaaaaattaaaagttGGAACAGACATGTCTTTCCAAACAGCTGTATTGTACACTGATTTGAATGGTATTAGAAAAATTCGTTCCATTAATTGCACAGGTGGCGTCTCCAATAACATCCGTGAagtattcaaatttattgatcAAAACTCTGTTATGAGAATTATGATAAACGATATCTTGAGAACGCTTGGTGATTGTGATTTCCCAAAAATAAGACAGATTATCGATGATAAGATTGTTGATATTTTGACACAATATCGAGGGTTAGTCAATGGTAATTCTGCATCACAATTAGTTTTACCAGATTCATTAAAAACTTTACCTACATACATGTTATGCTTTGAGAAAAGTGAATTAATGAAACCAAATAATCAAAGTACTCGCGGTAATAACCGTATTAATGACTTAATGAAATATTCGACTTTAAATAGTGCCCAattatcattcaaattatatCCTCAAATTATCCCATTCCATGTTTTACTCGAAGAAACTGATTTAACATTTTACGATGCTAAcgataaattattacaaatacAACCAACTTCCAAAGATAGTTTATCTGTTCTTGATGGGTTTGGGAATTTGTTAGATGGTGGATGttactttatttttgatGGGGAAACAGTATACCTATGGTTTAACCATAATACTAACAAGATGCTACTGGAAGACTTATTAGGTGTGGATCCAACATTAAATATCAATCAAATAACGTTGTTCGGTGGTTGTTTACCTGAAACAGGTACggaaataaatcaaaaggCATTCAACGTCATCAAGAATTGGTGTCAAATAGTTGGTAAGACATCATTACCACTCGTATTATTAAGACCTGGTGTTGATAATTATTGTTCCGAAGTCCTTGGTCATGTTTTAGTGGAAGATAAGACCGTCAATATGGTGGATTCTACCTctaattattttattacaCTACATTCGAAGATTCAGgctaaattgaataaaCAAGATTTCATCAAGATCTCTACACCTACTACAAGGACTACTGATACCCTTCATCAAGATTTTGTTCAATTTTAA
- the KIC1 gene encoding putative serine/threonine protein kinase KIC1 (similar to Saccharomyces cerevisiae KIC1 (YHR102W); ancestral locus Anc_5.406): MRKASFTSSSGTPIQNGVSKQQQQTLPSHARLPADKDINSVFRRTEVIGRGKFGIVYKGYHVKTKQIYAIKVLNLDSDEDEVEDVQREIQFLASLKQLPNITRYYGSYLKDTSLWIIMEYCAGGSLRTLLRPGKIDEKYIGVITREILIALKYIHKDNIIHRDIKAANVLITNEGSIKLCDFGVAAQLNQSTKRRQTMAGTPYWMAPEVIMEGVYYDTKVDIWSLGITTYEIATGNPPYCEIEALRAMQLITKSKPPRLEGRNYSPLLKEFVALCLDEDPKERMSAEDLLKTKFIKAHKLTPVSILKELISRYLLFRDRNKTLKEEGALPEEEKADNKKSRKETSDNTDNTVTENKSIDKNIDEEENVDVKWDFDSLSSSEYIIENNINIDAIPEEATVDWSADGQQEHFNYAYPDEEQYYYHPTNKNGKSFYQSTTIGKHQPGTVHHNSTLNAPLTQLNTTENIRTRPMGGTHTTNNNMTHNTEFATGKKVETKTPKQLLELFEENEPISDDNAVETDINRINSNLSAMKLNGISAAPIEGRQLSSGMDAANTSRPHQNFTNGNAFYSQSTSALPILQTKFTGNNKGPTSAITTAPTSIEIEIPEELPSSIATSLTPLENEPNNLLPTKPRASTVSITAQGSQHQKQPVLSRRVTLSESTNRADSVPKPADANLRSDGRGQGTVGAVTTTSTSASILPAPNNNFSTSNNKLSHRTPSPTRMLVNKMTTPGKKTTGSPTGPSSSKPHASNLTNLGPPPIMKPIIANDDNKDLLLQPLNSKTNNNMYSLPIKEKETTSRVNGDFKRNNPNLKLQMPLPTSVLRNKLLDSSQAPASASATVTSNLTSQIHDNINQFGFNTSSASNVPVSMTPISEKNLDLGARLRRSQSTSTRKPSNSNEHSTVLGSTSVLLNNASTGQSNLLSAASSSSLNTSLTSNSGNVNNTVTSTNTVMQCPPNSLNMQIFQDTEFSSSGISRRIDRKPQMLDELRTLLQMFDESLPLIEHALEKQLPATHTTENGDH; the protein is encoded by the coding sequence ATGAGAAAGGCTAGTTTTACATCTAGTTCAGGAACACCTATCCAAAATGGGGTTtcaaaacaacaacaacaaactTTACCCAGCCATGCTCGATTACCAGCAGACAAGGATATAAATTCAGTATTTAGAAGGACAGAAGTTATCGGTCGAGGTAAATTCGGGATTGTATATAAAGGTTATCATGTTAAGACAAAACAAATATATGCAATCAAAGTATTGAACCTTGAttctgatgaagatgaggTAGAAGATGTTCAAAGAGAAATCCAATTTTTAGCCTCTTTAAAACAATTACCTAATATTACCCGTTATTATGGTtcatatttgaaagatacAAGCTTGTGGATCATAATGGAATATTGTGCAGGTGGTTCCTTACGTACATTACTACGACCTGGTAagattgatgaaaaatatattggaGTTATTACAAGGGAAATACTTATTgcattaaaatatatacataagGATAACATCATACATCGTGATATTAAAGCAGCTAATGTCTTGATTACCAATGAAGGATCGATAAAATTATGTGATTTTGGTGTCGCTGCACAATTAAACCAATCTACGAAAAGAAGGCAAACAATGGCAGGTACACCTTATTGGATGGCTCCAGAAGTTATAATGGAAGGCGTATATTATGACACTAAAGTGGATATATGGTCACTTGGGATCACCACATACGAAATTGCTACTGGTAATCCACCTTATTGTGAAATAGAAGCCCTAAGAGCCATGCAACTaattacaaaatcaaaGCCGCCGAGATTGGAAGGCCGAAATTATTCtccattattgaaagaGTTCGTTGCGTTATGTTTAGACGAAGATCCGAAAGAAAGGATGTCTGCCGAAGATCTCTTAAAGACTAAATTCATAAAGGCTCACAAACTTACGCCAGTgtcaattttgaaagaactGATTTCCAGATATCTATTATTTAGGGACAGAAATAAAACATTGAAGGAGGAAGGTGCGCTACCTGAAGAGGAAAAAgcagataataaaaaaagtagaaaagaaacatcTGATAATACTGATAATACTGTTACtgaaaataaatccatagataaaaatattgaCGAGGAAGAAAATGTTGATGTGAAATGGGATTTCGATTCGTTGAGCTCGAGTGAGTATATTATAGAGAATAATATCAACATAGATGCGATTCCCGAAGAGGCAACGGTTGATTGGTCAGCGGATGGTCAGCAAGAACACTTTAATTATGCATATCCTGATGAAgaacaatattattatcatccGACTAACAAGAATGGGAAGTCATTTTATCAAAGTACAACGATTGGCAAACATCAACCAGGTACCGTCCATCATAATTCAACTCTAAATGCGCCTCTGACACAGCTTAATACAACGGAAAATATAAGGACGAGGCCTATGGGTGGGACACATactacaaataataatatgacACATAACACTGAATTTGCAACAGGAAAGAAAGTAGAAACAAAGACGCCGAAACAATTGCTTGAGctttttgaagaaaatgaaccCATTAGTGACGACAATGCAGTTGAGACCGATATTAATAGAATCAATAGCAATTTATCAGCGATGAAACTAAATGGTATTAGTGCCGCACCTATCGAAGGAAGACAATTATCGTCAGGCATGGATGCCGCAAATACCTCCCGCCCTCATCAGAATTTTACAAATGGTAATGCATTTTATAGCCAGAGTACATCAGCCCTACCAATATTACAAACAAAATTTACTGGCAACAACAAAGGTCCTACAAGTGCAATTACAACAGCACCAACTTCTATAGAAATTGAGATACCAGAAGAGCTTCCATCAAGTATAGCTACTTCTCTGACGCCCTTAGAGAATGAACCTAATAATTTACTACCTACTAAACCTCGTGCTTCTACTGTTTCCATTACAGCTCAAGGATCTCAGCATCAAAAGCAGCCTGTACTTTCTAGAAGAGTTACTTTAAGTGAAAGTACGAATAGAGCAGATAGTGTTCCAAAACCAGCAGATGCTAATTTAAGGAGTGACGGCAGAGGTCAGGGAACGGTGGGAGCTGTTACTACGACTTCGACATCTGCATCAATCCTACCAGCTCcaaacaataattttaGTACATCCAATAATAAGCTATCGCATAGAACACCATCACCGACTAGAATGCTTGTGAATAAAATGACAACACCTGGGAAGAAAACGACTGGATCACCTACAGGTCCAAGTTCTTCTAAGCCTCATGCCTCAAATTTGACTAATCTTGGTCCTCCTCCTATTATGAAACCTATTATTGcgaatgatgataataaagacTTACTATTACAACCGTTGAATTCGAAAACAAATAACAACATGTATTCTTTGCCAATTAAGGAGAAGGAAACAACAAGTCGTGTAAATGGtgatttcaaaagaaacaatcCCAATCTAAAGTTACAAATGCCTTTGCCCACTAGTgttttaagaaataaattgCTAGATTCAAGTCAAGCGCCAGCTTCAGCTTCAGCGACAGTGACGTCTAATTTAACTTCTCAAATACATGATAATATAAACCAATTTGGATTCAATACGAGCAGTGCTTCCAACGTACCTGTTTCGATGACACCAATTAGTGAAAAGAATCTAGATCTAGGTGCAAGATTAAGAAGAAGTCAAAGTACGTCGACTAGGAAGCCATCGAATTCAAACGAACATTCCACAGTATTAGGTTCAACTTCGGttcttttgaataatgCATCTACTGGACAATCCAATTTACTTTCCgcagcatcatcatcttctttaaataCATCCTTAACTAGTAACTCAGGAAATGTTAACAATACTGTAACTTCTACAAATACAGTAATGCAATGTCCTCCCAATTCACTTAATATGCAAATATTTCAAGACACCGAATTTAGTAGTTCTGGTATAAGCAGAAGAATAGATAGAAAACCACAAATGTTGGATGAATTACGAACGTTACTACAAATGTTTGATGAAAGTCTTCCTCTGATAGAACATGCTTTAGAGAAACAATTACCAGCAACGCATACTACAGAAAATGGAGATCATTGA
- the SBE22 gene encoding Sbe22p (similar to Saccharomyces cerevisiae SBE2 (YDR351W) and SBE22 (YHR103W); ancestral locus Anc_5.407): MAMVEESSVITEVGLNRPPFSRKTSPLKQVLSSPKGSLNVSSSKASGLGLRRPSDNILRTLTNEENIGFNPGDFTPPRKELMTKNERPVSNDSIATKSTEIFSSTSSDLNSRSSSIDNEIGATDIGDNDESIDSIDVDSTIDHSYMVKKKHNLISLQNTSTIDEESMAVHHNPTRLFSNGMRAQSQISVSHINNTYNNNNNNYNNNNNIHETRFGLAYANNKAQQNNMTDGPKRLPNQRGGLYGHSNSTSAILANKVPLTPSQRYRLRREQHEVSIRKAIKKKEKYYDEQDEVLELKEGEIDDSLIWNIPMASFLTTSFLSKTPHSTPLASTRNSPVHKQTIPDLHHEQRSHNYHHTDDNKEGKHHSSDRNASVLAFYEMPTSPIPGINRVSDFQYIQQTSKNLSSVYLHSSEKLSKSKLSERTQSASCLPIEFKDASQKGMEDLLLVSNDKLHLVSQARPSWLPPKDIYEKKMHDKEITKKMSMASIEQLDKNKERDERILRDETNKQKYILLLERDVTRNSSLQSCKKMVWETAFSNETRYSMYSQLLQSKIGLITKNYIEPYKYVTELLGKMDFPKGKEVEIEKIISKGIKAKVSSSKIIKSSDLMLLLKLKSISHQGLLPGDELLFHHFLISESFQSLEQVWEIVNLLQLTCFNDVCREKYDLNILNSRGVVAHYLMKDEGFKQEYTSACLNYNTWWNILERIDHSLFMWIIDIIVVANNQCFNKHPVKVESFKDKDWEYYRSKKVVVNYKILLSFALNVLLNYHFGFNDLAQLSSLEDKKFCIPMPLDELLDTSAINNMFVNKWQHYYKKF; this comes from the coding sequence ATGGCAATGGTAGAAGAGTCTAGTGTTATTACTGAGGTGGGTCTTAATAGGCCACCTTTCTCGAGGAAAACTTCCCCACTTAAACAGGTTCTATCCTCACCAAAAGGTTCGCTTAATGTATCCTCTAGTAAGGCGTCAGGTCTTGGTCTGAGGCGTCCAAGTGATAATATACTTAGGACACTGACAAATGAGGAAAATATAGGGTTCAATCCAGGTGATTTCACTCCACCGAGAAAGGAACTTATGACTAAGAATGAAAGACCTGTCTCAAACGATTCTATAGCTACAAAATCTACTGAAATATTCTCATCTACTTCTTCAGATTTAAACTCGAGATCATCTTCAATCGATAATGAAATAGGTGCAACAGATATCggtgataatgatgaatctATCGATTCCATTGACGTGGATTCAACAATCGATCATTCTTATATGGTCAAGAAGAAACATAATTTGATAAGCCTTCAAAATACAAGTACAATCGATGAGGAATCAATGGCAGTCCACCATAACCCAACGAGGTTGTTTTCTAATGGTATGAGGGCACAATCTCAAATATCAGTATCGCATATCAATAATacttataataataataacaataattataataataataataatattcatgaAACCAGATTTGGTTTAGCATatgcaaataataaagcACAACAGAATAATATGACGGACGGACCCAAACGATTACCAAACCAAAGAGGGGGATTGTATGGTCATTCTAACAGTACATCTGCAATTCTAGCTAACAAAGTACCTTTAACTCCATCTCAAAGGTATAGGTTGCGTAGAGAACAACATGAAGTGTCAATAAGAAAGGCAATTAAGAAAAAGGAGAAATATTATGATGAACAAGACGAAGTAttggaattgaaagaaggtgaaattgatgactctttaatttggaatatcCCAATGGCTTCATTTTTAACAACTTCTTTCCTTTCCAAAACACCGCATAGCACACCCTTAGCAAGTACTCGGAATTCGCCTGTacataaacaaacaatacCTGATTTACATCATGAACAACGCTCTCATAATTATCATCATACTGATGACAATAAGGAAGGGAAACATCATTCATCGGATCGTAATGCATCTGTTTTGGCTTTTTATGAAATGCCAACTTCACCTATACCTGGTATAAATCGAGTTTCAGATTTCCAATACATTCAACAAACCTCCAAGAATTTATCATCTGTATATTTACATTcatctgaaaaattatcaaaaagtAAACTATCAGAACGAACTCAATCTGCTAGTTGTTTAccaattgaatttaaagatgcAAGTCAAAAAGGTATGGAGGATTTATTACttgtttcaaatgataaattgCATCTAGTTAGTCAAGCTAGGCCAAGTTGGTTACCACCGAAGgatatatatgaaaaaaaaatgcatGATAAGGAAATTACTAAGAAGATGAGTATGGCATCCATTGAACaattagataaaaataaagaaagagaTGAGAGGATCTTAAGAgatgaaacaaataaacaaaaatatatcctTTTATTAGAAAGAGACGTGACACgtaattcatctttacaAAGTTGTAAGAAAATGGTTTGGGAAACTGCATTCAGTAATGAGACTAGATATTCAATGTATTCACAGTTATTACAAAGTAAAATTGGTTTAATTACTAAGAATTATATTGAACCGTATAAATATGTTACAGAATTGTTAGGTAAAATGGATTTCCCAAAGGGTAAAGAagttgaaattgaaaaaatcatttcTAAAGGGATTAAAGCAAAAGTTAGTAGCAGTAAGATCATTAAATCTTCTGACTTGATGTTactattaaaattaaaatcaatttcacATCAAGGGTTACTTCCTGGTGATGAATTattgtttcatcatttcCTAATCAGTGAGTCATTCCAATCATTAGAACAAGTTTGGGAGATTGTCAATCTATTACAATTAACTTGTTTCAATGATGTCTGTAGGGAGAAAtatgatttaaatatattaaattcaagAGGGGTAGTGGCACATTATCTTATGAAAGATGAAGGATTTAAACAAGAGTATACTAGTGCTTGTCTGAATTACAATACTTGGTGGAATATTTTGGAACGTATAGatcattcattatttatgtGGATTATCGATATCATCGTTGTTGCAAATAATCAATGTTTTAATAAGCATCCTGTTAAAGTCGAATCCTTTAAGGATAAAGATTGGGAATATTATAGGTCAAAGAAAGTTGTTGTTAACTATAAGATCCTAC
- the GEP4 gene encoding phosphatidylglycerophosphatase (similar to Saccharomyces cerevisiae YHR100C; ancestral locus Anc_5.403): MNASATLNVFKLLYNPRLCMPQLTVPTFNQLPIPLAPAIKAIVIDKDNCISYPHDDKIWPQYNTKWEQLKTQYPGKALLIVSNSAGSSDDIAHKEAKILEDRTGVTVLRHSTKKPGCKDEILAHFIDNKIIEHPNEVAVIGDRLFTDIMMSNMMNSYGVWIKDGVVPSNGPISKIEKMLYTFMNK, encoded by the coding sequence ATGAATGCCAGCGCAACTTTGAAtgtatttaaattattgtACAATCCACGACTATGTATGCCACAATTAACCGTGCCCACATTCAATCAGTTACCAATTCCCTTAGCTCCAGCAATAAAAGCCATTGTGAtagataaagataattGCATTTCATATCCCcatgatgataaaatatGGCCACAATATAATACCAAATGGgaacaattgaaaactCAATATCCAGGTAAAGCTTTGCTAATAGTAAGTAACAGTGCAGGTTCATCGGATGACATTGCTCATAAGGAGGCCAAAATTTTAGAAGATAGAACTGGTGTTACCGTTTTGAGACATTCAACGAAGAAGCCAGGTTGTAAAGATGAGATACTGGCACATTTTATTGATAACAAAATCATTGAGCATCCAAATGAAGTGGCAGTTATCGGTGATCGACTTTTCACAGATATTATGATGTCTaatatgatgaattcaTATGGGGTATGGATAAAGGATGGAGTTGTGCCGTCTAATGGCCCCATATcgaaaatagaaaaaatgcTTTATACATTCATGAACAAATGA